The Xanthomonas sp. DAR 34887 genome has a segment encoding these proteins:
- a CDS encoding XVIPCD domain-containing protein: MSSTTPAAAQATDPTFAGASSSGSAGPLKWNPADGSASVEHTESRALGRSGPIEHRLVATQSVGASRRTADGNTEFGIEMEFRQGHQSDAAITGRNAASVSSTTQLGERARYNVTLPGDATAEAARGVNPFDPLSIPVGGSVRLDGQAFVRTSLETSFRHFASSSEHTDAAGVSYAAQRLDPYHVRVAIGPTAAIERVEMLGLKTPVAQAMLGRQDALGQASMHTATFDLRDPQAQAAYRDFLGSGQLPAQAPGVGDVQRIDTLSMSSQTRAKLGLGPLSLELGGQRNSGESVRSTLADGSSSVASKLQYADNVPLTLTRQFDAAGSEQMEARRYQLGFGKVDGNQAQLLNAALAGNASADGPIVAGQDVSLSFSEAQMGALRQQYAQAAQARPFDREQAGAYARMSNEEFAIGLARNLGNSRQGLSERLFHVAADADGALGGALARIGAGIGSAAPQAAAATRATSASAPSDPRDPAHPDHAMQRMIDARLTPADPQLATQLLLAAKREGLTQVDHVLRNDAGRVFAVQGDPLGADKRTAYVDAQVATATPLRDSLRQLDALNATAQPAMAAPQETQDAPQRAPAR, translated from the coding sequence ATGAGTTCGACGACGCCCGCCGCCGCCCAGGCCACCGATCCCACCTTTGCCGGCGCGTCCAGCAGCGGCAGCGCCGGTCCGTTGAAGTGGAATCCGGCCGACGGCAGCGCCAGCGTGGAGCATACCGAATCGCGCGCGCTGGGGCGTTCGGGGCCGATCGAGCACCGGCTCGTCGCCACCCAGAGCGTGGGCGCCAGCCGGCGCACTGCCGACGGCAATACCGAATTCGGCATCGAAATGGAGTTTCGCCAAGGCCATCAGTCCGATGCCGCCATCACCGGCAGAAATGCCGCGAGCGTCAGCAGCACGACCCAGCTCGGCGAGCGCGCGCGCTACAACGTCACCCTGCCCGGCGACGCCACCGCCGAGGCCGCGCGTGGCGTCAATCCGTTCGATCCACTGAGCATCCCGGTCGGCGGCAGCGTCAGGCTCGACGGCCAGGCTTTCGTTCGTACCTCGCTGGAGACATCGTTCCGCCACTTTGCCAGCAGCAGCGAACACACCGACGCGGCGGGCGTGAGCTATGCCGCGCAGCGCCTGGATCCGTACCACGTGCGCGTGGCGATCGGGCCGACCGCGGCGATCGAACGGGTCGAGATGCTGGGACTGAAGACGCCCGTGGCGCAGGCCATGCTCGGCCGCCAGGACGCGCTCGGACAGGCCAGCATGCACACCGCCACCTTCGACCTGCGCGACCCGCAGGCGCAGGCGGCCTACCGCGATTTCCTCGGCAGCGGCCAGTTGCCGGCGCAGGCGCCCGGGGTCGGCGACGTGCAGCGGATCGACACCCTGAGCATGAGCTCGCAGACCCGCGCCAAACTCGGCCTGGGGCCGCTGAGCCTGGAGCTGGGCGGGCAGCGCAACAGCGGCGAAAGCGTGCGCAGCACCCTGGCCGACGGCAGCAGCAGCGTCGCCAGCAAGCTGCAGTACGCCGACAACGTGCCGCTCACCCTGACCCGCCAGTTCGATGCCGCCGGCAGCGAACAGATGGAGGCGCGCCGCTACCAGCTCGGCTTCGGCAAGGTCGACGGCAACCAGGCGCAACTGCTCAATGCCGCTCTGGCCGGAAATGCCAGCGCAGACGGTCCGATCGTCGCCGGCCAGGACGTGAGCCTGAGCTTCTCGGAAGCGCAGATGGGCGCGTTGCGCCAGCAGTACGCGCAGGCCGCGCAGGCGCGTCCGTTCGATCGCGAGCAGGCCGGCGCCTATGCGCGCATGAGCAACGAGGAATTCGCGATCGGCCTGGCGCGCAATCTCGGCAATTCCCGGCAAGGCTTGAGCGAACGCCTGTTCCATGTCGCCGCCGACGCCGATGGCGCGCTCGGCGGCGCGCTGGCCCGCATCGGCGCCGGCATCGGCAGCGCCGCTCCGCAGGCGGCCGCCGCGACGCGGGCGACATCCGCGAGCGCACCGTCCGATCCCCGCGATCCGGCGCATCCGGACCATGCGATGCAGCGCATGATCGATGCCCGCCTGACCCCGGCCGATCCGCAGCTGGCGACGCAACTGCTGCTGGCGGCCAAGCGCGAAGGCCTGACCCAGGTCGACCATGTGCTGCGCAACGACGCCGGCCGCGTGTTCGCGGTGCAGGGCGATCCGCTAGGCGCCGACAAGCGCACCGCCTACGTGGATGCGCAGGTCGCCACGGCCACGCCGCTGCGGGACAGCCTGCGCCAGCTCGATGCCTTGAACGCGACGGCGCAGCCCGCGATGGCCGCCCCACAGGAGACCCAGGACGCTCCGCAACGCGCACCGGCGCGCTGA
- a CDS encoding polyhydroxyalkanoate depolymerase: MLYQWHELTRNLLAPWVHQAAANAKIFSDANSLWATLPGAERLAATNELLHRLGKDYEKPAWALDHVEVDGHPLPIVEQEVLRKPFCRLLRFKRFSDDAKVVAGLKQQPAVLVVAPLSGHHATLLRDTVRTLLRDHKVYVTDWIDARMVPQSEGDFGLDDYVNYVQDFIRHIGADKLHVISVCQPTVPVLAAVSLMAGRGEPTPRSLVMMGGPIDARRSPTQVNNLATRNPLSWFEHNVIHTVPQAYPGHGRAVYPGFLQHTGFLAMNPSRHFMSHWDFYANLVKGDLQDAEAHRRFYDEYNAVLDMPATYYLDTIRVVFQEFLLPRGEWVIGGERVDPAAIRDTALLSIEGELDDISGLGQTAAAQDLCTGIAAHRRQHLEVEGAGHYGIFSGRRWRDIVYPQVRAFIAANAAASAQAPSGNVTPLKRRGSRKAG; encoded by the coding sequence ATGCTCTACCAGTGGCACGAACTGACCCGCAACCTGCTCGCCCCCTGGGTCCACCAGGCAGCGGCCAACGCCAAGATCTTCTCCGACGCCAATAGCCTGTGGGCCACGCTCCCGGGCGCCGAGCGTCTGGCCGCCACCAACGAACTGCTGCACCGGCTCGGCAAGGACTACGAGAAGCCGGCCTGGGCGCTGGACCATGTCGAGGTCGACGGCCACCCGCTGCCGATCGTCGAGCAGGAAGTGCTGCGCAAGCCGTTCTGCCGCCTGCTGCGCTTCAAGCGTTTCAGCGACGACGCCAAGGTCGTGGCCGGACTCAAGCAGCAGCCCGCCGTGCTGGTGGTGGCGCCGCTGTCCGGACACCACGCCACGCTGTTGCGCGACACCGTGCGCACCTTGCTGCGCGACCACAAGGTCTACGTCACCGACTGGATCGACGCGCGCATGGTGCCGCAGAGCGAGGGCGACTTCGGCCTGGACGACTACGTCAATTACGTGCAGGACTTCATCCGCCACATCGGCGCCGACAAGCTGCACGTGATCAGCGTGTGCCAGCCGACCGTGCCGGTGCTGGCCGCGGTGTCGCTGATGGCCGGACGCGGCGAACCCACGCCGCGCTCGCTGGTGATGATGGGCGGGCCGATCGATGCGCGCCGCAGCCCGACCCAGGTCAACAACCTGGCCACGCGCAATCCGTTGTCGTGGTTCGAGCACAACGTCATCCACACCGTGCCGCAGGCGTATCCGGGGCACGGCCGCGCGGTGTATCCAGGTTTCCTGCAGCACACCGGCTTCCTGGCGATGAACCCCAGCCGGCACTTCATGTCGCACTGGGATTTCTACGCCAACCTGGTCAAGGGCGACCTTCAGGACGCGGAGGCGCACCGCCGGTTCTACGACGAATACAACGCGGTGCTGGACATGCCGGCGACCTACTACCTGGACACGATCCGGGTGGTGTTCCAGGAATTCCTGCTGCCGCGCGGGGAATGGGTGATCGGCGGCGAGCGCGTGGATCCGGCGGCGATCCGCGATACCGCCCTGCTCAGCATCGAAGGCGAACTGGACGACATCTCCGGCCTGGGCCAGACCGCCGCCGCGCAGGACCTGTGCACCGGCATCGCCGCGCACCGCCGCCAGCATCTGGAAGTGGAAGGCGCCGGCCACTACGGCATCTTCAGCGGCCGCCGCTGGCGCGACATCGTCTATCCGCAGGTGCGTGCGTTCATCGCCGCCAATGCAGCCGCCAGCGCGCAGGCGCCGAGCGGCAACGTCACCCCGCTCAAGCGCCGCGGCAGCCGCAAGGCCGGCTGA
- a CDS encoding DMT family transporter, translating into MNPGDDTVNAANPASGDPAGALPAAAARDWRTPLELLFLGIVWGCSFLFMRVAAPQFGAYALVELRLALGATVLLPFLWMARARFPLRRWPTLAAIGLLNSALPFLLFAWGAQHAPAAIGAICNAMTVLFTALIAFLFFGEKIGVRRAVALLIGFVGIVVLATGKSAGLSVGPAAFAGATASLLYGIGYSLVKRYMSDLPPAASAASTLGCSALLLAPLAWTHWPAAPVPAVAWACAGALGVVCTGLAFLMYYRLIQRIGPARASTVTYLVPVFGALLSWAILGEPLTWSMLLAGMLILGSVAFSQRAR; encoded by the coding sequence ATGAATCCAGGAGACGACACGGTGAATGCAGCCAACCCCGCGTCCGGCGATCCAGCCGGCGCCCTTCCGGCAGCGGCGGCGCGCGACTGGCGCACGCCGCTGGAACTGCTGTTCCTGGGCATCGTCTGGGGCTGCTCGTTCCTGTTCATGCGCGTGGCGGCGCCGCAGTTCGGCGCCTATGCGCTGGTGGAGCTGCGCCTGGCGCTGGGCGCGACGGTGCTGCTGCCGTTCCTGTGGATGGCGCGCGCGCGCTTTCCGCTGCGGCGCTGGCCGACGCTGGCGGCGATCGGCCTGCTCAACTCCGCGCTGCCGTTCCTGCTGTTCGCCTGGGGCGCGCAACATGCGCCGGCGGCGATCGGCGCGATCTGCAACGCGATGACGGTGCTGTTCACCGCGTTGATCGCGTTCCTGTTCTTCGGCGAGAAGATCGGCGTGCGCCGCGCGGTGGCGTTGCTGATCGGCTTCGTCGGCATCGTGGTGCTGGCCACCGGCAAGTCGGCCGGGCTGAGCGTGGGGCCGGCAGCGTTCGCCGGCGCCACCGCCTCGCTGCTGTACGGCATCGGCTACAGCCTGGTGAAGCGCTACATGAGCGACCTGCCGCCGGCCGCGTCGGCCGCCTCCACTCTGGGCTGCAGCGCGTTGCTGCTGGCGCCGCTGGCATGGACGCATTGGCCGGCCGCGCCGGTGCCGGCGGTGGCCTGGGCCTGCGCCGGCGCGCTGGGCGTGGTCTGCACCGGCCTGGCCTTCCTGATGTACTACCGGCTGATTCAGCGCATCGGCCCGGCGCGCGCGTCCACGGTGACCTATCTGGTCCCGGTGTTCGGCGCGCTGCTGTCCTGGGCGATCCTCGGCGAGCCGTTGACCTGGAGCATGCTGCTGGCCGGCATGCTGATCCTGGGCAGCGTCGCCTTCAGCCAGCGCGCGCGTTGA
- a CDS encoding LysR substrate-binding domain-containing protein: MQLRPALLPALGVFAVAARHQNFAHAAEELHLTASAVSHHVRKLEALLGATLFQRHARGVKLTAEGRQLADAASAALADVAAVAGNLHPQADTAPLRITTLRSLSYCWLLPRLPRFCQAHPHVRLDIQTDAAFSRFEEGGPELGIRYGQGAWPGLTSHHLMDDALFPVASPALPQLATLRRPEQIAQLPLLTDMSPQGWRDWFRAAGVRGVELPPMHTFNDSTDAMRAAVYGVGAVLARKHIAQPYLQRYELVRLPGPALKARYSYYIVHPGHRLPSPAASQFIDWLKREALDERTPLPALPAELLGLPPKAS, encoded by the coding sequence ATGCAACTGCGTCCTGCCCTGCTGCCCGCGCTCGGCGTATTCGCCGTCGCCGCGCGCCACCAGAACTTCGCCCACGCGGCGGAGGAGCTGCACCTCACCGCCAGCGCGGTCAGCCACCATGTGCGCAAGCTGGAAGCGCTGCTCGGCGCCACGCTGTTCCAGCGCCACGCGCGCGGGGTCAAGCTGACCGCCGAGGGCCGGCAACTGGCCGATGCCGCCAGCGCGGCCCTGGCCGATGTCGCCGCGGTGGCCGGCAACCTGCACCCGCAGGCCGACACCGCGCCGCTGCGCATCACCACACTGCGCTCGCTGTCCTACTGCTGGCTGCTGCCGCGGCTGCCGCGCTTCTGCCAGGCGCATCCGCACGTGCGCCTGGACATCCAGACCGACGCGGCGTTCTCCCGCTTCGAAGAGGGCGGCCCGGAACTGGGCATCCGCTACGGCCAGGGCGCGTGGCCTGGCCTGACCTCGCACCATCTGATGGACGACGCATTGTTCCCGGTGGCCTCGCCGGCGCTGCCGCAGCTGGCCACGCTGCGCCGGCCAGAGCAGATCGCGCAGTTGCCGCTGCTCACCGACATGTCGCCGCAAGGCTGGCGCGACTGGTTCCGCGCCGCCGGCGTGCGCGGCGTGGAGCTGCCGCCGATGCACACCTTCAACGACAGCACCGATGCGATGCGCGCCGCGGTGTACGGCGTCGGCGCGGTGCTGGCGCGCAAGCACATCGCCCAACCGTATCTGCAACGCTACGAACTGGTGCGCCTGCCCGGTCCGGCACTGAAGGCGCGCTATTCCTACTACATCGTGCATCCCGGCCACCGCCTGCCCAGCCCGGCCGCCAGCCAGTTCATCGACTGGCTCAAGCGCGAGGCGCTGGACGAGCGCACGCCGCTGCCGGCGTTGCCGGCGGAGCTGCTCGGGTTGCCGCCGAAGGCGAGCTAG
- a CDS encoding CopD family protein: protein MQLYLWIKSLHLLFVVAWMASVFYLPRILVNIAESAGQPEVQARLVLMGRRLYRFGHMVFGLALLLGLTLWLGYKVLPDFPTMVAPGHSGWLHAKLGLVALILAYFIFSGRWLKGVTQARALPSSRALRLFNELPVLALLVVIWLVLAKPF from the coding sequence ATGCAACTCTATCTGTGGATCAAGTCCCTGCACCTGCTGTTCGTGGTGGCATGGATGGCGTCGGTGTTCTACCTGCCGCGGATCCTGGTCAACATCGCCGAGAGCGCCGGCCAGCCGGAGGTGCAGGCGCGGCTGGTGTTGATGGGGCGGCGCCTGTACCGCTTCGGCCACATGGTGTTCGGCCTGGCGCTGCTGCTGGGGTTGACGCTGTGGCTGGGCTACAAGGTGTTGCCGGATTTCCCGACCATGGTCGCGCCCGGCCACAGCGGCTGGCTGCACGCCAAGCTGGGCCTGGTGGCGCTGATCCTGGCGTATTTCATCTTCAGCGGACGCTGGCTCAAGGGCGTGACGCAGGCGCGCGCATTGCCGTCCTCGCGCGCGCTGCGCCTGTTCAACGAACTGCCGGTGCTGGCGTTGCTGGTGGTGATCTGGTTGGTGTTGGCGAAGCCGTTTTGA
- a CDS encoding peptidylprolyl isomerase, giving the protein MPLRPTLLALALLSTAACALAATPAAPYRSPQQILDASKPSDWRTLDPANTLYLDLDTGRVVIELAPAFAPQHVGNIRTLAHEHFWDGLSIYRSQDNFVVQFGDPDGEEPDKAKSLGSAKRHLPAEFQRDAKGLAFQALPDSDGWAPQVGFVDGFPAARDPKDGKAWLAHCYGTLGAGRNNDEDSSIGAELYVVTGQSPRQLDRNITVVGRVVKGMELLSVIPRGPDPMGFYAKPEQRTPIRAITLASDLPEAQRTPLQLLRTDTQTFRDVAEARRNRRDDFYKRPAGHIDLCNVPLPVRTPPQ; this is encoded by the coding sequence ATGCCCTTGCGCCCCACCCTGCTCGCCCTTGCGCTGCTGTCGACCGCCGCCTGCGCGCTGGCCGCCACGCCCGCCGCGCCGTACCGCAGTCCGCAGCAGATCCTGGACGCGTCCAAGCCCAGCGACTGGCGCACGCTGGACCCGGCCAACACGCTGTATCTGGACCTGGACACCGGCCGCGTCGTCATCGAGCTGGCGCCGGCGTTCGCGCCGCAGCATGTCGGCAATATCCGCACCCTGGCCCACGAGCACTTCTGGGACGGCCTGAGCATCTATCGGTCGCAGGACAACTTCGTCGTGCAGTTCGGCGATCCCGACGGCGAGGAGCCGGACAAGGCCAAGTCGCTGGGGTCGGCCAAGCGGCACCTGCCGGCCGAGTTCCAGCGCGATGCCAAGGGCCTGGCGTTCCAGGCGCTGCCGGACAGCGACGGCTGGGCGCCGCAAGTGGGATTCGTCGACGGCTTTCCTGCCGCGCGCGACCCCAAGGACGGCAAGGCATGGCTGGCGCACTGCTACGGCACCCTCGGTGCCGGCCGCAACAACGACGAGGACAGCAGCATCGGCGCCGAACTGTACGTGGTCACCGGGCAATCGCCGCGGCAGCTGGACCGCAACATCACCGTGGTCGGGCGCGTGGTCAAGGGCATGGAACTGCTCAGCGTGATTCCGCGCGGACCGGACCCGATGGGCTTCTACGCCAAGCCCGAACAGCGCACGCCGATCCGTGCGATCACGCTCGCCAGCGACCTGCCCGAAGCCCAGCGCACCCCGCTGCAACTGCTGCGCACCGACACGCAGACCTTCCGCGACGTGGCCGAAGCGCGGCGCAACCGTCGCGACGATTTCTACAAGCGCCCGGCCGGGCACATCGACCTGTGCAATGTGCCGCTGCCGGTGCGCACGCCGCCGCAGTAG
- a CDS encoding tetratricopeptide repeat protein encodes MNPVVLLSLALQLACCVHVVRSGRPLYWIFILLIFSYLGILIYVIAELLPEWRNDPRARRHLRKVGAKLDPNRDKRTAGNRLELADTVDNRRQLAEVHLDNGDYAQAAEVFESGLRGIHRDDPGLLLGLAKAQFGLDRPAEVKATLDRLIAANPQFRSHDGHLLYARATEALGDTDAALEEYAALADDYPGEEARVRYAQLLQRAGQPQRAREVLNEVLKRSSLAPRYYQRDQRQWIDLARSELKQLDSR; translated from the coding sequence ATGAATCCCGTCGTCCTGCTGTCGCTGGCCTTGCAGCTGGCCTGCTGCGTGCACGTGGTGCGCAGCGGCCGCCCGCTGTACTGGATCTTCATCCTGCTGATCTTTTCGTATCTGGGAATCCTGATCTACGTGATCGCCGAGCTGCTGCCGGAATGGCGCAACGATCCGCGCGCGCGCCGCCACCTGCGCAAGGTCGGCGCCAAGCTCGATCCGAACCGCGACAAGCGCACCGCCGGCAATCGCCTGGAACTGGCCGACACCGTGGACAACCGCCGGCAGCTGGCCGAGGTGCACCTGGACAACGGCGACTACGCGCAGGCCGCCGAGGTGTTCGAGAGCGGATTGCGCGGCATCCACCGCGACGACCCGGGGCTGTTGCTGGGACTGGCCAAGGCGCAGTTCGGCCTGGACCGGCCGGCCGAGGTGAAAGCCACGCTGGACCGGCTGATCGCCGCCAACCCGCAGTTCCGCTCGCACGACGGCCACCTGCTGTACGCGCGCGCCACCGAGGCGCTGGGCGACACCGACGCGGCGCTGGAAGAATACGCCGCGCTCGCCGACGACTACCCCGGCGAAGAAGCGCGCGTGCGCTACGCGCAACTGCTGCAGCGCGCGGGCCAGCCGCAACGCGCGCGCGAAGTGCTCAACGAAGTGCTGAAGCGCTCCAGCCTGGCCCCGCGCTACTACCAGCGCGACCAACGCCAATGGATCGACCTGGCCCGCAGCGAACTGAAACAGCTCGATAGCCGCTAA
- a CDS encoding sensor domain-containing protein, protein MSSEQLQARPLPATIPDYLAQLRAALAGADPALVQDALYDAEEYLRAELAEQAGKSEAEVIAEVAGSYGAPEEVAAIYRDTEVTVNRALKPPAPPKRKSLLGRFFGVAADPRAYGALFYMLLALVTGIFYFTWVVTGVNVSLGLLVLIIGVPLLVLFFGSIRLLSLVEGRIVEVLLGERMPRRPLYSERTQPWLRRIGQMFTDARTWTTMLYFVLMLPLGICYFTVFIALLATGLGLALAPLGPLFPDNIHMGLTFGDIGFAGPGLLLLPLVSALGIVLLFATLHLARGVGKLHGMLAKHLLVHSAAQ, encoded by the coding sequence ATGAGCAGCGAACAACTCCAGGCACGGCCATTGCCGGCCACCATTCCCGACTACCTGGCGCAACTGCGCGCGGCGCTGGCCGGGGCCGACCCGGCGCTGGTCCAGGACGCGTTGTACGACGCGGAGGAATACCTGCGCGCCGAGTTGGCCGAGCAGGCCGGCAAGAGCGAGGCCGAGGTCATCGCCGAAGTCGCCGGCAGCTACGGCGCGCCGGAGGAGGTGGCGGCGATCTACCGCGACACCGAGGTCACGGTGAACCGCGCGCTGAAGCCGCCGGCGCCGCCCAAGCGCAAGTCGCTGCTCGGCCGCTTCTTCGGCGTGGCCGCCGATCCGCGCGCCTACGGCGCCCTGTTCTACATGCTGCTGGCGCTGGTCACCGGCATCTTCTACTTCACCTGGGTGGTCACCGGGGTCAACGTCTCGCTGGGCTTGCTGGTGTTGATCATCGGCGTGCCGTTGCTGGTGCTGTTCTTCGGTTCGATACGGCTGCTGTCGCTGGTGGAAGGGCGTATCGTCGAGGTGCTGCTGGGCGAGCGCATGCCGCGGCGGCCGCTGTACAGCGAGCGCACACAACCCTGGCTGCGGCGCATCGGGCAGATGTTCACCGACGCGCGTACCTGGACCACGATGCTGTACTTCGTGCTGATGCTGCCGCTGGGGATCTGCTACTTCACCGTCTTCATCGCCCTGCTGGCCACCGGATTGGGGCTGGCCCTGGCGCCGCTGGGCCCGCTGTTTCCGGACAACATCCACATGGGCCTGACGTTCGGCGACATCGGCTTCGCCGGCCCCGGCCTGTTGCTGCTGCCGCTGGTCAGCGCGCTGGGCATCGTGTTGCTGTTCGCCACGCTGCACCTGGCGCGCGGCGTCGGCAAGCTGCACGGCATGCTGGCCAAGCACCTGTTGGTGCACAGCGCGGCGCAATGA
- a CDS encoding PadR family transcriptional regulator: MVEPDAQLKKFQKELSAGTVSLALLAVLAEAKEPMYGYLIAKRLEKVGDGVLSGKQSALYPVLRNLEAAGLLSSHVEPSVAGPPRRYYRITEHGHATLQQWAAAWRATRDSVDSVLKGISE; encoded by the coding sequence ATGGTCGAGCCGGATGCACAGCTGAAGAAGTTCCAGAAGGAGCTGAGCGCGGGCACCGTATCGCTCGCGCTGCTGGCGGTGCTGGCCGAGGCCAAGGAACCGATGTACGGCTATCTGATCGCCAAGCGCCTGGAAAAAGTGGGCGACGGCGTGCTCAGCGGCAAGCAGAGCGCGCTGTATCCGGTGCTGCGCAATCTGGAAGCGGCCGGCCTGTTGTCCAGCCATGTCGAACCGTCGGTGGCGGGGCCGCCGCGGCGCTACTACCGCATCACAGAACACGGCCACGCCACCTTGCAGCAGTGGGCTGCGGCGTGGCGCGCCACCCGCGATTCCGTCGATTCCGTCCTGAAGGGGATTTCAGAATGA
- a CDS encoding acetyl-CoA carboxylase carboxyltransferase subunit alpha, whose amino-acid sequence MNPNYLDFEQPIADLEAKIQELRNASTGPAVNVETEVRALQDKLRVRTAQIFRDLSSWQISQLARHPQRPYTLDYINVFCDEFQELAGDRAYADDKAIVGGLGRIDGRPVVIIGHQKGRDTKSKVARNFGMPRPEGYRKALRLMKLAERFKLPLLTFIDTPGAYPGIGAEERGQSEAIARNLLEMAELKVPVICTVIGEGGSGGALAIGVGDRTLMLEYGTYSVISPEGCASILWKDAGKAKDAAEQLGLTAKRLSALGLVDKVVREPIGGAHRNPTQMARRLKAVLLNELDALEKLPVEQLLQKRYERLRSYGAYEAA is encoded by the coding sequence ATGAATCCGAACTACCTCGACTTCGAGCAACCCATCGCCGATCTGGAAGCCAAGATCCAGGAACTGCGCAACGCCAGCACCGGCCCGGCGGTCAATGTCGAGACCGAAGTGCGCGCCCTGCAGGACAAGCTGCGCGTGCGCACCGCGCAGATCTTCCGCGACCTGTCGTCGTGGCAGATCTCGCAGCTGGCGCGGCATCCGCAGCGTCCGTACACGCTGGACTACATCAACGTGTTCTGCGACGAATTCCAGGAACTGGCCGGCGACCGCGCGTACGCCGACGACAAGGCCATCGTCGGCGGCCTCGGCCGCATCGACGGGCGGCCGGTGGTCATCATCGGCCACCAGAAGGGCCGCGATACCAAGAGCAAGGTCGCGCGCAACTTCGGCATGCCGCGTCCGGAGGGCTACCGCAAGGCGCTGCGGCTGATGAAGCTGGCCGAGCGCTTCAAGCTGCCGCTGCTGACCTTCATCGACACCCCCGGCGCCTATCCGGGCATCGGCGCGGAAGAACGCGGGCAGAGCGAGGCGATCGCGCGCAACCTGCTGGAGATGGCCGAACTGAAGGTGCCGGTGATCTGCACCGTGATCGGCGAAGGCGGCTCCGGCGGCGCGCTGGCGATCGGCGTCGGCGACCGCACGCTGATGCTGGAATACGGCACCTATTCGGTGATCTCGCCGGAAGGCTGCGCCTCGATCCTGTGGAAGGACGCCGGCAAGGCCAAGGACGCCGCCGAGCAACTGGGCTTGACCGCCAAGCGCCTGTCCGCGCTGGGCCTGGTCGACAAGGTGGTGCGCGAGCCGATCGGTGGCGCGCATCGCAACCCCACGCAGATGGCCAGGCGCCTGAAGGCGGTGCTGCTCAACGAACTGGACGCGCTGGAAAAACTGCCGGTCGAACAACTACTGCAGAAGCGCTACGAGCGCCTGCGCAGCTATGGGGCGTACGAAGCGGCCTGA
- a CDS encoding DinB family protein has product MTASLLASQFAYKAWANAELLQALAQIDAAAYPAQRQRAIRLLNHTYVVDRIFAAHLHGGTHAFTASNTPQTPALEALHAAVADSDRWYAGYVAQLDAAALQQSIAFRFTDGDAGRMTREEMLFHVLAHGAYHRGNIAMLLSDCGVEQPRDLFTRFLHAREPERRDAAPVA; this is encoded by the coding sequence ATGACCGCTTCGCTGCTCGCATCGCAATTCGCCTACAAGGCCTGGGCCAACGCCGAACTGCTGCAGGCCTTGGCGCAGATCGACGCAGCCGCGTATCCGGCGCAGCGCCAGCGCGCGATCCGGCTGTTGAACCACACCTACGTCGTGGACCGGATCTTCGCCGCGCATCTGCACGGCGGCACGCATGCGTTCACCGCCAGCAACACGCCGCAGACGCCGGCGCTGGAGGCGTTGCATGCGGCCGTTGCCGATTCCGATCGCTGGTATGCCGGCTACGTGGCCCAGTTGGACGCGGCCGCATTGCAGCAGTCGATCGCCTTCCGTTTCACCGATGGCGATGCCGGCCGCATGACCCGCGAGGAAATGCTGTTCCACGTGCTGGCGCACGGCGCCTATCACCGCGGCAACATCGCCATGCTGCTCAGCGACTGCGGGGTGGAGCAGCCGCGCGACCTGTTCACCCGCTTCCTGCACGCGCGCGAGCCCGAGCGCCGCGACGCGGCGCCAGTGGCCTAG
- a CDS encoding class I SAM-dependent DNA methyltransferase: MDKQYDADYFQRWYRRDGIGGNARLARKVALAVAQAEYYLERPIRSVLDIGCGEGAWRAPLLKLRPKLSYLGFDSSEYAVARYGRQRNLHPARFGDFAWLRPCAPVDLLVCSDVLHYVPSRELRQGLPGLADLCGGVAFLETFAMEDDFDGDHAGFQPRQARWYRRQFGALGLRPVGSHCWLSPALAGDAAALETIGLVPH, from the coding sequence ATGGACAAACAGTACGACGCCGACTATTTCCAGCGCTGGTATCGCCGCGACGGCATCGGCGGCAACGCGCGCCTGGCGCGCAAGGTCGCCCTCGCCGTCGCCCAGGCCGAGTACTACCTGGAACGGCCGATCCGCAGCGTGCTCGACATCGGCTGCGGCGAAGGCGCGTGGCGCGCGCCGCTGCTGAAGCTGCGGCCGAAACTCAGCTACCTGGGCTTCGACAGCAGCGAGTACGCGGTGGCGCGCTACGGCCGCCAGCGCAACCTGCACCCGGCCCGCTTCGGCGATTTCGCCTGGCTGCGGCCGTGCGCGCCGGTGGACCTGCTGGTGTGTTCGGACGTGCTGCACTACGTGCCCAGCCGCGAATTGCGCCAGGGCCTGCCGGGGCTGGCCGACCTGTGCGGCGGGGTCGCGTTCCTGGAGACCTTCGCCATGGAGGACGACTTCGACGGCGACCATGCGGGATTCCAGCCGCGTCAGGCGCGCTGGTACCGGCGCCAGTTTGGTGCGCTCGGGCTGCGTCCGGTCGGCAGTCATTGCTGGCTGTCGCCAGCGCTGGCGGGGGATGCGGCGGCGCTGGAGACGATTGGTCTGGTGCCCCATTAA